From Enterobacter pseudoroggenkampii, a single genomic window includes:
- the trmL gene encoding tRNA (uridine(34)/cytosine(34)/5-carboxymethylaminomethyluridine(34)-2'-O)-methyltransferase TrmL: MLNIVLFEPEIPPNTGNIIRLCANTGFRLHIIEPMGFTWDDKRLRRAGLDYHEFTAVVRHHDYAAFLEAEQPQRMFALTTKGTPAHSAVSYQAGDYLMFGPETRGLPATILDALPAEQKIRIPMMPDSRSMNLSNAVSVVVYEAWRQLGYPGAILRS; the protein is encoded by the coding sequence ATGCTTAACATCGTTTTATTCGAACCAGAAATTCCGCCGAACACCGGCAATATCATCCGCCTGTGTGCCAACACCGGTTTTCGTCTGCACATCATTGAGCCGATGGGCTTTACGTGGGACGACAAACGTCTGCGTCGCGCAGGGCTGGATTATCATGAATTTACCGCCGTCGTTCGCCACCACGATTACGCCGCGTTTCTGGAAGCCGAGCAGCCGCAGCGCATGTTCGCCCTGACCACCAAAGGCACGCCAGCACACAGCGCCGTGAGCTATCAGGCAGGTGACTATCTGATGTTTGGCCCGGAAACCCGCGGCCTGCCGGCCACGATCCTGGATGCCCTGCCCGCCGAGCAGAAAATCCGTATTCCGATGATGCCGGACAGCCGCAGCATGAACCTGTCGAACGCGGTGTCGGTCGTGGTGTATGAAGCCTGGCGCCAGCTGGGTTACCCGGGCGCCATTCTCAGAAGTTAA
- a CDS encoding MFS transporter, which translates to MAYSGKVDIQQVIDDSRFSGFHWLLIVLGFLVLAIDGFDTAAMGYIAPTLSAEWGIHKQDLGPVLSAALLGLSLGALIAGPVSDRMGRKRVLVFSCLFFGLASLGTAWAQSLNTLTLWRFLTGLGLGAAMPNAITLISEFAPQRCRAMAINTMYCGFPLGAAGGGAISSWLIPHHGWRSVLLTGAIAPLILTLLLALLLPESVKFLVQRGKDVMQVRRIASRFARGTLESVTGFFLAEEKIASKKGSVSQLFSMPWLPGTLMLWVTYFMGLVIYYVLLSWMPTLMQGMGYALAESAWLTSLFTFGGTAGILLAGWMMDRWEAHRVVACGFVLTMGLILLLGIEHNHIALFGGLIFLMGIAMNGAQSGMQTLAATFYPTECRATGIAWMQGIGRFGGVAGTMTSAQLLSMQWQADSILMILSVPALVAAAATVYKMLYSRSQEPGVA; encoded by the coding sequence ATGGCGTATTCAGGTAAGGTGGATATTCAGCAGGTGATCGACGACAGTCGCTTTTCAGGGTTTCACTGGCTGCTCATTGTGCTGGGCTTTCTGGTTCTGGCGATCGATGGCTTTGATACGGCAGCGATGGGTTACATCGCGCCTACGCTGTCGGCAGAATGGGGGATACACAAACAGGATCTGGGGCCGGTGCTGAGCGCAGCGCTGCTGGGGCTGTCGTTGGGCGCGCTGATCGCCGGTCCGGTATCGGACCGGATGGGGCGCAAGCGGGTGCTGGTCTTTTCGTGTCTGTTCTTCGGCCTGGCAAGCCTGGGCACGGCCTGGGCGCAAAGCCTCAATACCCTGACGCTGTGGCGCTTTCTGACGGGCCTGGGGCTAGGTGCCGCCATGCCGAACGCCATTACGCTGATCTCAGAGTTCGCCCCCCAGCGCTGTCGCGCCATGGCGATTAATACCATGTACTGCGGCTTCCCTCTGGGTGCGGCGGGCGGCGGCGCGATCTCTTCCTGGCTTATCCCCCACCACGGCTGGCGAAGCGTGCTGTTGACCGGCGCAATTGCTCCGCTGATTTTAACGCTGCTGCTGGCGTTGCTGTTGCCGGAGTCGGTGAAGTTTCTGGTGCAGCGCGGGAAAGACGTCATGCAGGTCCGCCGCATTGCCAGCCGGTTCGCCCGCGGCACGCTGGAGAGCGTCACGGGCTTTTTCCTGGCCGAGGAGAAAATCGCGTCTAAAAAAGGGAGCGTGTCGCAGCTGTTTTCCATGCCCTGGCTGCCCGGCACCCTGATGCTGTGGGTGACCTATTTTATGGGGCTGGTCATCTACTACGTCCTGCTGAGCTGGATGCCGACGCTGATGCAGGGGATGGGTTATGCGCTGGCGGAATCCGCCTGGCTCACCTCGCTGTTCACATTCGGCGGCACCGCCGGCATTCTGCTTGCTGGCTGGATGATGGACCGCTGGGAAGCGCACAGGGTGGTTGCGTGTGGTTTCGTGCTGACGATGGGCCTTATTCTTTTGCTCGGCATTGAGCATAACCATATCGCCCTGTTTGGCGGGTTGATTTTCCTGATGGGGATCGCGATGAACGGCGCGCAGTCGGGCATGCAGACTCTGGCCGCCACCTTTTACCCCACCGAGTGCCGCGCGACGGGCATCGCCTGGATGCAGGGGATCGGCCGCTTTGGCGGCGTGGCGGGTACCATGACCAGCGCCCAGCTTCTTTCGATGCAGTGGCAGGCAGACAGTATTTTAATGATCCTCAGCGTGCCCGCTCTGGTGGCCGCTGCGGCAACCGTCTACAAAATGCTGTACAGCCGCTCGCAGGAACCCGGCGTCGCGTAG
- the lldD gene encoding quinone-dependent L-lactate dehydrogenase translates to MIISAASDYRAAAQRILPPFLFHYIDGGAYAEYTLRRNVEDLSEVALRQRVLKNMSDLSLETKLFNETLSMPVALAPVGLCGMYARRGEVQAAAAADAKGIPFTLSTVSVCPIEEVAPTIKRPMWFQLYVLRDRGFMRNALERAKAAGCSTLVFTVDMPTPGARYRDAHSGMSGPNAALRRYWQAVTHPQWAWDVGLNGRPHDLGNISAYLGKPTGLEDYIGWLANNFDPSISWKDLEWIREFWDGPMVIKGILDPEDARDAVRFGADGIVVSNHGGRQLDGVLSSARALPAIADAVKGDIAILADSGIRNGLDVVRMIALGADSVLLGRAYLYALATAGQAGVANLLNLIEKEMKVAMTLTGAKTISEISKDSLVQELSKLPAALAPLAQGNAA, encoded by the coding sequence ATGATTATTTCAGCAGCCAGTGACTATCGCGCCGCGGCGCAGCGCATTTTGCCGCCGTTCCTGTTCCACTACATCGACGGCGGGGCGTATGCCGAATACACCCTGCGACGCAACGTGGAAGATCTGTCGGAGGTGGCTCTGCGCCAGCGCGTGCTGAAGAATATGTCTGACCTGAGCCTTGAGACAAAACTGTTTAACGAAACGCTTTCCATGCCGGTCGCGCTCGCACCTGTCGGTTTATGCGGCATGTACGCCCGTCGCGGTGAAGTGCAGGCCGCCGCCGCCGCAGATGCTAAAGGCATTCCGTTTACCCTCTCTACCGTCTCGGTTTGTCCGATTGAAGAGGTCGCCCCGACCATCAAGCGCCCTATGTGGTTCCAGCTGTACGTCCTGCGCGATCGCGGCTTTATGCGTAACGCGCTCGAGCGCGCCAAAGCGGCGGGCTGCTCCACGCTGGTCTTTACCGTCGATATGCCGACCCCCGGCGCACGCTATCGTGATGCCCACTCCGGCATGAGCGGCCCGAATGCTGCGCTCCGTCGTTACTGGCAGGCCGTGACCCACCCCCAGTGGGCGTGGGATGTCGGCCTGAACGGTCGGCCTCACGATCTCGGGAATATCTCGGCTTACCTCGGTAAACCGACCGGGCTGGAGGATTACATCGGCTGGCTGGCGAACAACTTCGATCCGTCGATCTCGTGGAAAGACCTGGAGTGGATCCGCGAGTTCTGGGACGGCCCGATGGTGATCAAGGGGATCCTCGACCCGGAAGATGCCCGCGATGCGGTACGCTTTGGCGCAGACGGGATTGTGGTCTCTAACCACGGCGGACGCCAGCTTGACGGAGTACTCTCTTCCGCACGCGCCCTGCCGGCCATTGCCGATGCGGTGAAAGGCGATATCGCCATCCTGGCCGACAGCGGCATCCGCAACGGGCTGGACGTGGTGCGCATGATTGCGCTGGGCGCCGACAGCGTGCTGCTGGGACGCGCGTATCTGTACGCCCTGGCGACGGCCGGCCAGGCAGGCGTGGCGAATCTGCTTAACCTGATCGAAAAAGAGATGAAGGTGGCGATGACGCTGACCGGTGCGAAAACGATTAGCGAAATCAGTAAGGATTCCCTGGTGCAGGAGTTAAGCAAATTACCGGCAGCGCTGGCTCCCCTTGCTCAGGGAAACGCGGCCTGA
- the lldR gene encoding transcriptional regulator LldR translates to MIVMPRRLSDEIASRVRALIEEQQLEAGMKLPAERQLAAQLGVSRNSLREALATLVSEGVLVSRRGGGTFVRWQHDDWSEQNIVQPLKTLMENDPDYSFDILEARHAIETSTAWHAAMRATDADKEKLIACFEATQSSDPDIASQADVRFHLAIAEASHNVVLLQTMRGFFDLLQSSVKQSRQRMYLVPPVFAQLTEQHEAVLNAILAGDAEAARKAMMAHLGFVHTTIKRFDEDQARQARITRLPGESDISRENKA, encoded by the coding sequence ATGATAGTGATGCCCAGACGCCTGTCCGACGAGATTGCCTCTCGCGTGCGGGCGCTGATTGAAGAACAACAGCTGGAAGCGGGCATGAAGTTGCCCGCCGAACGCCAGCTCGCCGCCCAGCTTGGCGTGTCGCGCAATTCACTGCGTGAGGCGCTGGCGACGCTGGTCAGTGAAGGGGTACTGGTGAGCCGTCGCGGCGGCGGCACCTTTGTGCGCTGGCAGCATGACGACTGGTCCGAGCAAAACATCGTTCAGCCGCTGAAGACGCTGATGGAGAACGATCCGGACTACAGCTTCGACATCCTCGAAGCGCGTCACGCCATCGAAACCAGTACCGCCTGGCACGCTGCCATGCGGGCAACCGACGCCGACAAAGAGAAACTCATCGCCTGCTTTGAGGCCACGCAAAGCAGCGATCCGGATATCGCCTCCCAGGCGGACGTGCGTTTTCACCTGGCGATTGCCGAGGCGTCGCACAACGTGGTGCTGCTCCAGACCATGCGCGGGTTCTTCGACCTGCTGCAATCCTCCGTGAAGCAGAGCCGCCAGCGCATGTATCTGGTTCCGCCGGTGTTTGCCCAACTGACCGAACAACACGAGGCGGTGCTCAACGCCATTCTGGCCGGTGATGCCGAGGCCGCGCGCAAAGCGATGATGGCGCATCTCGGTTTCGTGCACACCACCATTAAACGATTCGATGAAGACCAGGCCCGACAGGCGCGTATTACCCGTCTGCCTGGCGAAAGTGATATTTCCAGGGAGAACAAAGCATGA
- the lldP gene encoding L-lactate permease — translation MSLWQQNYDPAGNIWLSSLIASLPILFFFFALIKLKLKGYLAATYTVAIALLVALFFYKMPVDRALASVVYGFFYGLWPIAWIIIAAVFVYKISVKTGQFDIIRSSILSITPDQRLQMLIVGFSFGAFLEGAAGFGAPVAITAALLVGLGFNPLYAAGLCLIVNTAPVAFGAMGIPILVAGQVTGLDSFEIGQMVGRQLPFLTIIVLFWIMAIMDGWRGVKETWPAVMVAGGSFAIAQYLSSNFLGPELPDIISSLVSLVCLTLFLKRWQPVRIFRFADMGASQVDQTLARTGYTAGQVIRAWSPFLFLTATVTLWSIPPFKALFAPGGALYDMVINVSVPFLDKMVARMPPVVHAATPYAAVYKFDWFSATGTAILFAAILSVVWLRMKPAAAVQTFAATVKELMLPIYSIGMVLAFAFISNYSGLSSTLALALAHTSHAFTFFSPFLGWLGVFLTGSDTSSNALFAALQATAAQQIGVSDVLLVAANTTGGVTGKMISPQSIAIACAAVGLVGKESDLFRFTVKHSLIFTCMVGVITTLQAYVLTWMIP, via the coding sequence ATGAGCCTCTGGCAACAAAACTACGACCCGGCCGGCAATATCTGGCTGTCGAGCCTGATCGCATCGCTTCCGATCCTGTTCTTCTTCTTTGCGCTGATTAAGCTCAAGCTGAAGGGCTACCTTGCCGCGACGTACACCGTCGCCATCGCCCTGCTGGTGGCGCTGTTCTTCTACAAAATGCCGGTCGATCGCGCGCTGGCCTCCGTCGTCTACGGTTTCTTCTACGGCCTGTGGCCGATTGCGTGGATCATCATCGCGGCGGTCTTTGTCTATAAAATCTCGGTGAAAACCGGACAGTTCGACATTATCCGCTCGTCGATTCTCTCCATTACGCCGGACCAGCGCCTGCAGATGCTGATTGTCGGCTTCTCCTTTGGGGCGTTTCTGGAAGGCGCGGCAGGCTTTGGCGCACCGGTGGCGATCACCGCCGCGCTGCTGGTGGGCCTGGGCTTTAACCCGCTGTATGCCGCAGGCCTGTGCCTGATTGTGAACACCGCACCGGTGGCGTTTGGTGCGATGGGTATTCCGATTCTGGTTGCGGGCCAGGTGACCGGCCTGGACAGCTTTGAGATTGGCCAGATGGTGGGTCGCCAGCTGCCGTTCCTGACCATTATCGTCCTGTTCTGGATCATGGCGATTATGGACGGCTGGCGCGGCGTGAAGGAGACCTGGCCTGCGGTGATGGTGGCGGGCGGTTCGTTCGCGATTGCCCAGTACCTCAGCTCGAACTTCCTTGGCCCAGAACTGCCAGACATCATCTCTTCACTGGTCTCGCTGGTCTGTCTGACGCTGTTCCTGAAACGCTGGCAGCCGGTCCGTATTTTCCGCTTCGCCGACATGGGTGCCTCGCAGGTCGATCAAACCCTGGCCCGCACCGGTTATACCGCAGGACAGGTGATTCGCGCCTGGTCGCCGTTCCTGTTCCTGACCGCCACGGTTACGCTGTGGAGTATCCCGCCGTTTAAAGCCCTGTTCGCCCCGGGCGGCGCGCTGTACGACATGGTGATTAACGTTTCGGTGCCGTTCCTCGACAAGATGGTCGCCCGTATGCCGCCGGTGGTGCACGCCGCCACGCCGTATGCCGCGGTCTATAAATTCGACTGGTTCTCCGCTACCGGGACCGCCATCCTGTTTGCCGCTATCCTTTCCGTGGTATGGCTGCGCATGAAGCCTGCGGCCGCGGTGCAGACCTTTGCGGCGACCGTTAAAGAGCTGATGCTGCCGATCTACTCCATCGGCATGGTGCTGGCGTTCGCGTTTATCTCGAACTACTCCGGCCTGTCATCGACGCTGGCACTGGCGCTGGCGCATACCAGCCACGCCTTCACCTTCTTCTCGCCGTTCCTCGGCTGGCTGGGGGTGTTCCTGACCGGTTCCGATACCTCGTCGAACGCCCTGTTTGCCGCGCTGCAGGCAACGGCAGCCCAGCAGATTGGCGTATCGGACGTCCTGCTGGTGGCCGCGAATACCACAGGCGGCGTGACCGGGAAAATGATCTCGCCACAATCCATCGCCATTGCCTGTGCGGCGGTGGGACTGGTTGGTAAAGAGTCGGACCTGTTCCGCTTTACCGTGAAACACAGCCTGATATTCACCTGCATGGTCGGGGTGATCACCACCCTGCAGGCCTATGTCTTAACCTGGATGATCCCATGA
- a CDS encoding YibL family ribosome-associated protein: MKEVEKNEIKRLSDRLDLIRHQMAGLSLVESAEKYAELEKETAKLEAEIERLREVKGQKLSKEAQKLMNMPHRRAITKKEQADMGKLKKSVRGLVVVHPMTELGREMGLKEMTGFCKTAF; this comes from the coding sequence ATGAAAGAAGTCGAAAAGAACGAAATTAAACGCCTGAGCGACCGCCTGGATCTCATCCGCCACCAGATGGCGGGCCTGTCACTGGTCGAGTCCGCCGAGAAGTACGCCGAGCTTGAAAAAGAGACCGCGAAGCTGGAAGCGGAGATCGAGCGCCTGCGCGAGGTCAAAGGCCAGAAGCTGAGCAAAGAAGCGCAGAAGCTGATGAACATGCCGCACCGCCGTGCGATCACCAAAAAAGAGCAGGCCGACATGGGCAAGCTGAAGAAAAGCGTCCGTGGTCTGGTAGTGGTACACCCGATGACCGAGCTTGGCCGCGAAATGGGCCTGAAAGAGATGACGGGTTTTTGTAAGACCGCGTTCTGA
- the mtlR gene encoding mannitol operon repressor MtlR: MMHSEAQVSLRPDNRLSDMQAIMEQTQAFENRVLERLNVGKTVRSFLIAAVELLTEAVNILVLQVFRKDDYAVKYAVEPLLDGDGPLGDLSVRLKLIYGLGVLNRQEYEDAELLMALREELNHDGNEYTFTDDEILGPFGELHCVTALPPAPQFDNSDPELYAMQKLRYQQVVRSTMVLSLTELISRISLKKAFQK, from the coding sequence ATGATGCACAGTGAGGCGCAGGTTAGCCTGCGCCCGGATAACAGATTGTCAGATATGCAGGCAATAATGGAACAAACCCAGGCCTTTGAAAATCGTGTGCTTGAGCGTCTGAATGTTGGCAAAACCGTACGAAGTTTCCTGATTGCCGCCGTCGAGCTGTTAACCGAGGCGGTGAATATCCTGGTGCTTCAGGTGTTTCGCAAAGACGACTACGCGGTAAAATATGCTGTAGAACCGTTACTGGACGGAGACGGACCGCTGGGCGATTTATCCGTGCGTCTGAAGCTGATTTATGGTCTTGGCGTGCTGAACCGACAAGAGTATGAAGATGCGGAGCTGCTAATGGCGCTGCGCGAAGAACTCAATCATGACGGTAACGAGTACACCTTTACCGACGATGAAATCCTGGGGCCGTTCGGCGAGCTGCACTGCGTCACCGCGCTTCCTCCGGCACCGCAGTTTGATAACAGCGACCCTGAGCTCTACGCGATGCAAAAGCTGCGTTATCAACAGGTTGTCCGTTCCACGATGGTTCTCTCACTGACTGAGCTGATTTCCCGAATCAGCTTAAAAAAAGCGTTTCAGAAGTAA
- the mtlD gene encoding mannitol-1-phosphate 5-dehydrogenase has protein sequence MKVNTMKALHFGAGNIGRGFIGKLLADAGITLTFADVNQVVLDALNARHSYQVHVVGENEQVETVSGVNAVSSIGEDVIDLIASVDLVTTAVGPVVLERIAPAVAKGLAKRKAQGIDTPLNIIACENMVRGTTQLKGHVLNAVADEDKAWVEAHVGFVDSAVDRIVPPSESATHDPLEVTVETFSEWIVDKTQFKGALPTIPGMELTDNLMAFVERKLFTLNTGHAITAYLGKLAGHQTIRDAILDEKIRAVVKGAMEESGAVLIKRYGFDAEKHAAYIQKILGRFENPYLKDDVERVGRQPLRKLSAGDRLIKPLLGTLEYGLPHANLVKGIAAAMHYRSEQDPQAQELAQLIDTQGAQAALAQISGLDANSDVVVEAVNAYNATK, from the coding sequence ATGAAGGTTAACACTATGAAAGCATTACATTTTGGCGCAGGTAATATCGGTCGTGGTTTTATCGGTAAACTGCTGGCAGACGCGGGCATTACGCTGACATTCGCCGATGTGAATCAGGTCGTCCTGGATGCCCTGAATGCGCGTCATAGCTATCAGGTCCATGTGGTCGGTGAAAACGAGCAGGTTGAGACAGTATCTGGCGTCAACGCGGTCAGCAGCATCGGTGAAGATGTTATCGACCTTATCGCCAGCGTCGATCTGGTCACCACTGCCGTAGGTCCAGTTGTGCTTGAGCGCATCGCTCCTGCGGTCGCGAAAGGCCTGGCAAAACGTAAAGCGCAGGGCATCGACACCCCGCTGAACATCATCGCCTGTGAAAACATGGTGCGCGGCACCACGCAGCTGAAAGGCCACGTTCTTAACGCTGTAGCAGACGAAGATAAAGCCTGGGTTGAAGCGCACGTCGGCTTTGTGGATTCCGCTGTGGATCGCATCGTTCCGCCGTCCGAATCCGCCACCCACGATCCGCTGGAAGTGACCGTGGAAACCTTCAGCGAGTGGATCGTTGATAAAACCCAGTTTAAAGGCGCCCTGCCGACTATTCCGGGAATGGAATTAACCGATAACCTGATGGCATTTGTCGAACGCAAACTCTTCACGCTGAACACCGGGCATGCTATAACCGCGTACCTCGGAAAATTGGCCGGTCATCAGACCATTCGTGACGCGATCCTCGATGAGAAGATCCGCGCGGTGGTAAAAGGGGCAATGGAAGAGAGCGGCGCGGTGCTGATCAAACGCTACGGTTTTGATGCTGAGAAACACGCAGCATACATCCAGAAAATCCTCGGTCGCTTTGAAAACCCGTATCTGAAAGATGACGTTGAGCGCGTGGGCCGTCAGCCTCTGCGCAAACTGAGCGCGGGCGATCGCCTGATTAAGCCGCTGCTGGGCACGCTGGAATACGGCCTGCCGCACGCCAACCTGGTGAAAGGGATTGCCGCCGCAATGCACTACCGCAGCGAACAGGACCCGCAGGCGCAGGAACTGGCTCAGCTGATTGATACCCAGGGCGCGCAGGCTGCGCTGGCGCAGATTTCCGGTCTGGACGCCAACAGCGACGTGGTTGTGGAGGCGGTTAACGCATACAACGCAACCAAATGA
- a CDS encoding PTS mannitol transporter subunit IICBA gives MSSDFKIKVQSFGRFLSNMVMPNIGAFIAWGIITALFIPTGWLPNETLAKLVGPMITYLLPLLIGFTGGRLVGGDRGGVVGAITTMGVIVGADMPMFLGAMIAGPLGGWAIKKFDVWVDGKIKSGFEMLVNNFSAGIIGMILAILAFLGIGPAVEVLSKILAAGVNFMVAHEMLPLASIFVEPAKILFLNNAINHGIFSPLGIQQSHDLGKSIFFLIEANPGPGMGVLLAYIFFGRGSAKQSAGGAAIIHFLGGIHEIYFPYVLMNPRLILAVILGGMTGVFTLSVLGGGLVSPASPGSILAVLAMTPKGAYFANLAAIFAAMAVSFVVSSILLKTSKVKEDDDIEAATRRMHDMKAESKGATPLAAGDVSNDLSHVRKIIVACDAGMGSSAMGAGVLRKKVQDAGLTNISVTNSAINSLPPDVDLVITHRDLTERAMRQVPQAQHISLTNFLDSGLYTSLTERLVAAQRHEDNEVKVRSSLQDSFDESNAHLFKLGAENIFLGRTAATKEEAIRFAGEQLVKGGYVQPEYVDAMLEREKLTPTYLGESIAVPHGTVEAKDRVLKTGVVFCQYPQGVRFGEEEDDIARLVIGIAARNNEHIQVITSLTNALDDESVIERLAQTESVDEVLALLNK, from the coding sequence ATGTCATCCGATTTCAAGATCAAAGTTCAAAGCTTTGGTCGTTTCCTCAGCAACATGGTGATGCCAAATATCGGCGCGTTTATCGCGTGGGGTATCATCACCGCATTGTTCATTCCGACAGGGTGGTTGCCTAACGAAACGCTGGCGAAACTTGTTGGCCCAATGATTACCTATCTCCTGCCGCTGCTCATCGGTTTCACCGGGGGTCGTCTGGTGGGCGGTGACCGTGGTGGCGTCGTGGGTGCTATCACAACCATGGGTGTTATCGTCGGTGCGGATATGCCGATGTTCCTCGGGGCGATGATTGCCGGTCCTCTGGGCGGCTGGGCGATTAAGAAATTCGACGTCTGGGTTGATGGTAAGATCAAATCCGGCTTCGAAATGCTGGTGAACAACTTCTCTGCGGGCATCATCGGGATGATCCTCGCCATTCTGGCGTTCCTCGGCATTGGCCCTGCGGTTGAAGTGCTGTCCAAAATTCTGGCGGCAGGCGTTAACTTCATGGTGGCGCACGAGATGCTGCCGCTGGCGTCTATCTTCGTTGAACCGGCGAAAATCCTGTTCCTTAACAACGCCATCAACCACGGCATCTTCTCGCCGCTGGGTATCCAGCAGTCTCACGATCTCGGCAAGTCTATCTTCTTCCTGATTGAAGCTAACCCGGGTCCAGGTATGGGCGTTCTGCTGGCGTACATCTTCTTTGGCCGTGGCAGCGCTAAACAGTCTGCTGGCGGTGCGGCGATCATCCACTTCCTGGGCGGTATCCACGAAATTTACTTCCCTTACGTGCTGATGAACCCACGTCTGATCCTGGCCGTTATCCTCGGCGGTATGACCGGTGTGTTCACCCTGAGCGTGCTGGGCGGCGGTCTGGTTTCTCCGGCCTCTCCGGGTTCTATCCTGGCGGTACTGGCGATGACGCCAAAAGGCGCTTACTTCGCGAACCTTGCGGCTATCTTTGCGGCAATGGCCGTCTCCTTCGTGGTCTCTTCTATCCTGCTGAAAACCAGCAAAGTGAAAGAAGATGATGACATCGAAGCCGCAACACGTCGTATGCACGACATGAAAGCAGAATCCAAAGGCGCGACGCCACTGGCAGCAGGTGATGTCTCTAACGACCTGAGCCACGTACGTAAAATCATCGTTGCCTGTGATGCCGGTATGGGTTCCAGCGCAATGGGTGCAGGCGTGCTGCGTAAGAAAGTGCAGGATGCGGGCCTGACCAACATCTCCGTGACCAACAGCGCCATTAACAGCCTGCCGCCGGATGTTGACCTGGTTATCACGCACCGCGATCTGACCGAACGCGCCATGCGTCAGGTACCACAGGCACAGCACATTTCGCTGACCAACTTCCTCGACAGCGGCCTGTATACCAGCCTGACCGAACGTCTGGTTGCCGCGCAGCGTCACGAAGACAACGAAGTGAAAGTGCGCTCCAGCCTGCAGGACAGTTTTGACGAGAGCAACGCCCACCTGTTTAAGCTGGGTGCGGAAAACATCTTCCTCGGTCGTACCGCGGCTACCAAAGAAGAAGCGATTCGCTTTGCCGGTGAGCAGCTGGTGAAAGGCGGCTACGTTCAGCCTGAATATGTCGACGCGATGCTGGAACGCGAAAAACTGACCCCGACCTATCTGGGCGAATCCATCGCGGTGCCGCACGGTACGGTTGAAGCGAAAGATCGCGTCCTGAAAACTGGCGTCGTATTCTGTCAGTATCCGCAGGGCGTGCGCTTCGGTGAAGAAGAAGACGACATCGCCCGTCTGGTGATTGGTATCGCCGCTCGCAACAACGAGCACATTCAGGTGATTACCAGCCTGACCAACGCGCTGGATGATGAGTCCGTCATCGAGCGTCTGGCACAGACTGAAAGCGTTGACGAAGTTCTGGCTCTGCTTAACAAATAA
- a CDS encoding DUF3302 domain-containing protein — protein MFLNYFALGVLIFVFLVLFYGIIAIHDIPYNMAKKRNHPHADAIHTAGWISLFTLHAIWPFLWIWATLYREDRGWGMQNHITKPDEVPGMDALAKRVAELEQKLAAVKPAADKNTLER, from the coding sequence ATGTTTCTCAACTATTTTGCGCTGGGCGTATTGATTTTTGTATTTCTGGTTCTGTTTTACGGAATCATCGCCATTCATGACATCCCTTACAATATGGCCAAAAAGCGTAACCATCCGCATGCCGATGCAATTCACACGGCAGGGTGGATTAGCCTGTTTACGCTCCATGCCATCTGGCCGTTCCTGTGGATTTGGGCCACCCTGTACCGCGAAGATCGTGGCTGGGGTATGCAAAACCACATTACAAAGCCTGATGAGGTCCCGGGCATGGATGCGCTCGCCAAACGCGTGGCGGAACTCGAACAAAAGCTGGCCGCGGTAAAGCCTGCTGCTGATAAGAACACGCTGGAGCGCTAA